A single genomic interval of Nitrospiria bacterium harbors:
- a CDS encoding TldD/PmbA family protein — MRDLTAIALNTAKRHGASYADVRILQTTVEDLTVRNGELGEMRQDESLGLGVRVIADGAWGFAAGPSLAKEDIRKTAVLACRIAKASAKLKKGNVRLSKEDVVDTAWQTPLVIDPFKVPVSEKLDLLFRIDEILRKDRRIKVAESTMGCVRERQWLATSEGTFVDQTLTRTGAGYAATAVENGEVQKRSYPMSFGGQYMGMGYELVRGLALIENAEKTREEAVALLTAKPCPPGKKDLILDGTQLALQIHESMGHPSELDRVLGLEENYAGRSFLTMEKYKKFRYGSERVTLMADSTVPGGLSTFGYDDDGVRAQRWPIVQNGIFVGYHTNREFAPVIREPSRGCGRADSWASLPMIRITNLSLMPGDRTLDELIADTKDGIFMCTNKSWSIDQMRYNFQFGCEIGWEIRKGRRGAMLKNCTYQGITPEFWGSCDAVCDGDHWTLWGVVNCGKGQPGQTAEMSHGAAPARFRKVTVGVTA; from the coding sequence ATGCGCGATTTAACCGCGATTGCTTTAAACACCGCGAAACGCCACGGGGCATCGTACGCCGACGTGCGGATCCTACAAACGACGGTCGAAGATTTGACGGTCCGGAACGGGGAGCTGGGCGAGATGCGCCAGGACGAGTCGCTCGGGCTCGGCGTGCGGGTGATCGCGGACGGCGCGTGGGGCTTTGCGGCCGGCCCCTCGCTGGCCAAGGAGGACATTCGAAAGACCGCGGTGTTGGCCTGCCGGATCGCGAAGGCGAGCGCGAAGCTTAAAAAGGGAAACGTCCGCCTCTCGAAAGAGGACGTCGTGGACACCGCGTGGCAGACGCCGCTCGTGATCGATCCGTTCAAGGTGCCGGTGAGCGAGAAACTGGACCTGCTGTTTCGCATCGATGAGATCCTCCGGAAGGACCGCCGCATCAAGGTCGCCGAGTCGACGATGGGATGCGTCCGGGAGCGGCAATGGCTCGCGACGAGCGAAGGGACCTTCGTCGACCAGACCCTGACCCGCACCGGCGCGGGCTACGCCGCGACCGCCGTGGAGAACGGCGAGGTCCAGAAACGCTCCTACCCGATGAGCTTCGGCGGGCAGTACATGGGAATGGGCTACGAGCTGGTCCGGGGGCTCGCGTTGATCGAGAACGCCGAGAAAACCCGCGAAGAGGCCGTGGCGCTGCTGACCGCGAAGCCGTGTCCCCCGGGCAAAAAAGACCTGATCCTGGACGGGACGCAGCTCGCCCTCCAGATCCATGAATCGATGGGCCATCCCTCGGAGCTGGATCGCGTCCTGGGCCTGGAGGAGAATTACGCCGGCCGGAGCTTTCTGACAATGGAGAAGTACAAAAAGTTCCGCTACGGCTCGGAGCGGGTGACCCTGATGGCCGACTCGACCGTGCCGGGCGGGCTTTCGACTTTCGGCTACGACGACGACGGCGTCCGGGCGCAGCGCTGGCCCATCGTTCAAAACGGAATTTTCGTGGGCTACCACACCAACCGCGAATTCGCGCCGGTGATCCGGGAGCCCAGCCGCGGCTGCGGCCGCGCCGACAGCTGGGCCTCGCTTCCGATGATCAGGATCACGAACTTAAGCCTGATGCCGGGCGACCGGACGCTGGACGAGCTGATCGCGGATACGAAGGACGGCATTTTCATGTGCACGAACAAAAGCTGGTCGATCGACCAGATGCGGTATAATTTCCAGTTCGGCTGCGAGATCGGCTGGGAAATCAGGAAAGGCCGGCGCGGCGCGATGCTCAAGAACTGCACCTACCAGGGGATCACGCCGGAGTTCTGGGGCTCCTGCGACGCCGTCTGCGACGGCGACCACTGGACGCTCTGGGGCGTCGTGAACTGCGGAAAGGGCCAGCCGGGCCAGACGGCCGAGATGTCCCACGGCGCCGCGCCCGCCCGCTTCCGCAAAGTCACC
- a CDS encoding TldD/PmbA family protein, which yields MNESRFRDIVKQVTALADGTAVEVLLAAQQEGLTRFGNNIVSQHIETGNAEAVIRVQKGRRQGRASCNRFDRATLERTLRKAVQIASVQPEDPALLSFPGPQTYRPLSHAVPETMAVTPDEKVDCIRRAVAACRKKKTTAAGIFSHGMQATGLANSNGLFAYNAYTSASFSVTVMARDSSGWADATHPNIRAVHPEALTSVAIEKALAGRGPRVLPPGAYDVILEPAAVAELLLFMAWEGFGALPYLEGRSFVSGRLGRKILSEKVVIVDDVYNPRTLGLNFDYEGMPRRRVVLVDRGVAKAVVHDRKTAKEAGTSSTGHALPQPNTNGPMPLNLMLEGGNSSVDEMVASTDRGLLITHFHYTNILDPVTLTITGMTRDGVFLVEKGKVRHPVKNFRFTESVVGAFNRVEALGRETAYAHAFWGGGIVCPAVKIRGFNFSSGTRF from the coding sequence ATGAACGAATCCCGCTTTCGCGACATCGTAAAACAGGTGACGGCGCTGGCCGACGGAACGGCCGTGGAGGTCTTGCTCGCGGCGCAGCAGGAAGGCCTCACCCGCTTCGGGAACAACATCGTCTCGCAGCACATCGAGACCGGAAACGCCGAGGCCGTGATCCGCGTTCAAAAGGGGAGGCGCCAGGGACGGGCGAGCTGCAACCGCTTCGACCGCGCCACCCTGGAGCGGACGCTTCGGAAGGCCGTTCAAATCGCGTCGGTCCAGCCGGAAGATCCCGCGCTCTTGTCTTTCCCCGGGCCGCAGACCTACCGGCCGCTCTCCCATGCCGTCCCGGAGACGATGGCCGTCACGCCGGATGAAAAGGTGGATTGCATCCGCCGCGCCGTGGCGGCCTGTCGGAAGAAAAAGACGACGGCGGCCGGGATCTTCTCGCACGGAATGCAGGCGACGGGCCTGGCGAATTCGAACGGCCTCTTCGCGTACAACGCCTACACCTCGGCCAGCTTCAGCGTGACGGTGATGGCCCGCGACAGTTCCGGCTGGGCGGACGCGACCCACCCGAACATCCGCGCCGTTCACCCCGAGGCCCTGACGTCCGTCGCCATCGAGAAGGCCCTGGCGGGCCGCGGTCCCAGGGTCCTGCCGCCGGGGGCCTACGACGTGATCCTGGAGCCGGCCGCCGTCGCGGAGCTTCTGCTCTTCATGGCCTGGGAAGGGTTCGGCGCGCTGCCGTATCTCGAAGGCCGCAGCTTCGTGTCGGGCAGGCTGGGCCGGAAGATCTTGAGCGAGAAGGTCGTGATCGTGGACGACGTCTACAATCCCCGGACGCTCGGCCTGAATTTCGATTACGAGGGCATGCCGCGCCGCCGCGTCGTTCTTGTAGACCGGGGCGTGGCGAAGGCGGTCGTGCACGACCGGAAAACGGCGAAGGAGGCCGGAACGTCCTCGACCGGCCACGCCCTGCCGCAGCCCAATACCAACGGCCCGATGCCGCTCAATCTGATGCTGGAGGGCGGAAATTCCTCGGTCGACGAAATGGTCGCGTCGACCGACCGCGGTCTGCTGATCACCCATTTCCATTACACCAACATTCTCGACCCGGTCACGTTGACGATCACAGGCATGACCCGGGACGGCGTCTTCCTGGTCGAGAAGGGAAAGGTCAGGCATCCCGTGAAAAATTTCCGCTTCACCGAGAGCGTCGTCGGGGCCTTCAACCGGGTCGAGGCGCTGGGCCGCGAAACGGCCTACGCCCACGCCTTCTGGGGCGGGGGGATCGTCTGCCCGGCGGTGAAGATCCGGGGGTTCAATTTTTCGAGCGGGACGAGGTTTTGA